In Mercurialis annua linkage group LG6, ddMerAnnu1.2, whole genome shotgun sequence, the following are encoded in one genomic region:
- the LOC126687786 gene encoding uncharacterized protein LOC126687786 has product MKESLWAKWIIKNKLKMLSFWGITKPLIASWSWRNLCKIRQDIKGCFSCELGRGDLSFWFDPWFQGKAIIDQFPSMSFIDDDVPREAKVRDVWRRGAWRLPDPGDDMTESVWDTIKTQFRINDDREDTVKWILNRDGAFTISSAWKHFRVNHEKVPWWKVIWSPSFVPIQSFIAWLAVRKKLKTRDKLKKLACVEEDRCVLCNEESESIEHLFFNCKCTKAVMNKLLNNCNIHRKVGSWRREWSWFIEKTREKRLLARVRRIAFIAAIYHIWRARNKVIFKKVAVIDVEILRMIRKDVMLNLYGRHSNTSLFV; this is encoded by the coding sequence ATGAAAGAGTCCTTATGGGCTAAATGGATCATAAAAAACAAGTTGAAGATGTTGAGTTTTTGGGGCATTACTAAGCCTTTGATAGCTAGCTGGAGTTGGAGGAATCTGTGCAAAATTAGACAGGATATAAAAGGCTGCTTTTCTTGTGAACTTGGCAGGGGTGACTTGTCTTTCTGGTTTGATCCTTGGTTTCAAGGAAAAGCTATTATTGATCAATTCCCTAGTATGTCCTTCATTGATGATGATGTTCCTAGGGAGGCTAAAGTTAGAGATGTGTGGAGAAGAGGTGCTTGGAGACTTCCTGATCCTGGTGATGATATGACAGAGAGTGTGTGGGACACTATCAAAACTCAGTTCAGGATTAATGATGATAGAGAGGATACTGTGAAGTGGATTCTAAACAGGGATGGTGCCTTTACTATCAGCTCAGCTTGGAAGCACTTCAGGGTGAATCATGAGAAAGTCCCCTGGTGGAAGGTTATTTGGAGCCCTAGTTTTGTCCCTATACAAAGCTTTATTGCCTGGTTAGCAGTCAGGAAGAAGCTGAAAACCAGAGACAAGTTGAAAAAGTTGGCTTGTGTTGAGGAAGATAGATGTGTCCTTTGCAATGAAGAAAGTGAATCCATTGAGCATTTGTTCTTCAACTGTAAGTGCACAAAAGCTGTTATGAACAAACTACTGAACAATTGCAATATTCATAGAAAAGTTGGTAGTTGGAGGAGGGAGTGGTCCTGGTTCATTGAAAAGACTAGAGAAAAACGCTTGCTAGCAAGAGTGAGAAGGATCGCCTTCATAGCTGCAATTTATCATATCTGGAGGGCCAGAAACAAggtgatttttaaaaaagttgctGTTATAGATGTGGAGATTTTGAGAATGATTAGGAAGGATGTGATGCTAAATCTTTATGGAAGACATTCAAATACTAGCTTATTTGTTTAG